One Setaria italica strain Yugu1 chromosome II, Setaria_italica_v2.0, whole genome shotgun sequence DNA segment encodes these proteins:
- the LOC101778313 gene encoding DNA (cytosine-5)-methyltransferase 1B, whose translation MVKTPRSPVTTGTRRCRAKPQMKEEESIENSKLENGSQDAAKEVHHGVENGDGHVTRKRPRRAAACSDFKEKSIRLSEKTSVVKVKKNRMEEEEIDAVNLTKLGPENPPPCRKLIDFILHDAEGNPQPFEMSEIDDFFITALIMPMDDDLEKERERGVRCEGFGRIEDWNISGYDEGTAVVWVSTDVADYECVKPASNYKSYFDHFYEKAQVCVEVFKKLTRSVGGNPDQGLDELLASVVRSINAMKGYSGTMSKDLVISIGEFVYNQLVGLDQTSGNDDEKFATLPVLIALRDQCKSRVDLTKMPSNISNASLKIKDTECEEIPEDDDAKLARLLQQEEEWKMMKKQRGRRGTPSQKNVYIKISEAEIANDYPLPAYYKPANQEMDEYIFDGDDSIFSDDVPVRILNNWALYNADSRLISLELIPMKSGAENDVVIFGSGFMRDDDGSCCSTAESVKSSSSSSKADQSDAGVPIYLSPIKEWLIEFGGSMICITIRTDVAWYKLRQPTKQYAPWCEPVLKTARLAVSIITLLKEQSRASKLSFADVIKKVAEFDKGNPAFISSNVALVERYIVVHGQIILQQFADFPDETIRRSAFVSGLLLKMEQRQHTKLVMKKKTQVMRGENLNPSAAMGPASRRKVMRATTTRLINRIWSDYYAHHFPEDSKEGDGNETKEIDDEQEENEDEDAEDEGQVEEENISKTPPSTRSRKLLSQTCKEIRWEGETSGKTSSGETLYKCAYVRELKIAVGGTVALEDDSGETVMCFVEYMFQKIGGAKMVHGRMLQKGSQTILGNAANEREVFLTNDCLEFKLDDIKELVNVDIQSRPWGHKYRKENSEAEKVEQAKAEERKRKGLPMQYFCKSLYWPEKGAFFALPCDKMGLGSGVCSSCDHIEADSDELKVLSKTSFIYRKITYNVNDFLYVRPDFFSQDEDRATFKAGRNVGLKPYAVCHLLAIPEGAGSKKFNPASTKISARRFYRPDDISSAKAYASDIREVYYSEDIFDVPLDMIEGKCEVRKKNDLPSSDLPVLFEHVFFCELIYDRATGALKQLPPNVRFMSMVQKTTGALKKNKGKQICETDHVDSGKWVDVPKENRLATLDIFAGCGGLSEGLQQAGVSFTKWSIEYEEPAGEAFSKNHPEAVVFVDNCNVILKAIMDKCGDTDDCISTSEAAEQAAKLPEENISNLPVPGEVEFINGGPPCQGFSGMNRFNQSPWSKVQCEMILAFLSFAEYFRPRFFLLENVRNFVSFNKGQTFRLAVASLLEMGYQVRFGILEAGAFGVAQSRKRAFIWAAAPGETLPDWPEPMHVFASPELKITLPDGQYYAAARSTAGGAPFRAITVRDTIGDLPKVENGASKLTLEYGGEPVSWFQKKIRGNMMALNDHIAKEMNELNLIRCQHIPKRPGCDWHDLPDEKVKLSNGQMADLIPWCLPNTAKRHNQWKGLYGRLDWEGNFPTSVTDPQPMGKVGMCFHPEQDRIITVRECARSQGFPDSYEFAGNIQSKHRQIGNAVPPPLAYALGRKLKEAVDAKRQEAGVAAPAP comes from the exons ATGGTGAAAACTCCGCGATCTCCTGTTACCACAG GAACAAGAAGGTGCAGAGCAAAGCCACAAATGAAGGAAGAGGAATCCATTGAAAACAGCAAACTGGAGAATGGATCTCAGGatgcagcaaaagaggtgcatCATGGAGTTGAAAATGGTGATGGGCATGTTACCCGCAAGAGACCAAGGAGAGCAGCAGCATGTTCTGATTTCAAAGAGAAATCCATACGCTTGTCTGAGAAAACATCTGTTGTCAAGGTCAAGAAGAAtcggatggaggaggaagaaatagATGCTGTCAATCTGACAAAACTTGGACCGGAAAATCCACCACCTTGCCGAAAGTTGATTGATTTCATCTTGCATGATGCAGAAGGGAACCCACAACCCTTTGAAATGTCAGAAATTGATGACTTTTTCATAACAGCTCTTATAATGCCCATGGATGATGATCTAGAAAAAGAGCGTGAAAGAGGAGTACGCTGTGAAGGATTTGGGCGAATTGAGGACTGGAATATTTCTGGTTATGATGAAGGTACAGCTGTAGTCTGGGTGTCAACAGATGTTGCTGACTATGAATGTGTGAAACCTGCAAGCAATTACAAATCTTACTTTGACCACTTCTATGAAAAGGCTCAGGTGTGTGTTGAAGTTTTCAAAAAGCTTACAAGATCAGTTGGTGGGAATCCTGACCAGGGTCTGGATGAATTACTTGCCAGTGTTGTTCGTTCAATTAATGCCATGAAAGGATATAGTGGAACCATGAGCAAAGATTTGGTGATCTCCATTGGGGAATTTGTATACAATCAACTTGTTGGATTGGATCAGACATCAGGGAATGATGATGAAAAGTTTGCTACCCTGCCAGTTCTTATTGCTCTTAGAGATCAGTGCAAATCTAGGGTGGACTTGACCAAGATGCCATCTAACATCTCCAATGCAAGTCTGAAAATTAAGGACACGGAGTGTGAAGAGATACCAGAAGATGATGATGCAAAATTAGCTAGGTTActgcaacaagaagaagaatggaaaaTGATGAAGAAACAGAGGGGTAGACGAGGAACACCATCACAGAAAAATGTCTACATCAAAATTAGTGAAGCTGAGATTGCCAATGACTATCCTCTTCCTGCATATTACAAACCGGCTAACCAAGAAATGGATGAATACATATTTGATGGTGATGACAGCATATTTTCTGATGATGTGCCAGTGAGGATACTCAATAACTGGGCTCTGTACAATGCAGATTCCAGGCTTATATCTTTGGAATTAATCCCTATGAAATCAGGAGCAGAAAATGATGTAGTTATATTTGGGTCTGGTTTCATGAGAGATGATGATGGCAGTTGCTGTTCCACAGCTGAGTCTGTGAaatcgtcttcttcctccagcaaaGCTGACCAATCGGACGCTGGAGTCCCTATTTATTTAAGCCCAATCAAAGAATGGCTTATAGAATTTGGTGGCTCAATGATCTGTATAACCATTCGGACTGATGTGGCCTG GTACAAGCTACGCCAACCGACTAAGCAATATGCTCCATGGTGTGAGCCTGTATTGAAAACAGCAAGGCTTGCTGTTAGCATCATCACCCTGTTAAAAGAACAAAGTCGTGCTTCAAAGCTTTCTTTTGCTGATGTCATAAAAAAAGTAGCTGAATTTGACAAAGGGAACCCTGCATTTATATCGTCAAATGTTGCGCTAGTTGAGAGGTATATTGTGGTGCATGGACAGATTATTCTCCAGCAGTTTGCAGATTTTCCAGATGAGACTATTCGTCGCAGTGCATTTGTCAGTGGCCTTTTATTGAAGATGGAACAGAGGCAGCACACAAAGTTAGTTATGAAGAAAAAAACTCAAGTAATGAGGGGAGAAAATCTGAACCCAAGTGCAGCAATGGGCCCAGCATCAAGAAGAAAAGTGATGCGTGCAACAACAACCAGGTTGATCAACAGGATCTGGAGTGATTACTATGCACATCATTTCCCTGAAGATTCCAAGGAGGGAGATGgaaatgaaacaaaagaaattgatGACGAACAAGAAGAAAATGAAGACGAGGATGCTGAAGATGAGGGACAGGTTGAAGAGGAAAATATCTCAAAGACTCCACCATCCACACGGTCCCGGAAGTTGCTGTCACAAACTTGTAAAGAAATTAGATGGGAAGGTGAAACATCTGGGAAAACATCGTCTGGAGAAACTCTATACAAATGTGCTTATGTTCGAGAACTCAAAATAGCTGTTGGAGGCACAGTGGCACTAGAAGATGATTCAGGAGAAACAGTCATGTGTTTTGTTGAGTATATGTTTCAAAAAATTGGTGGTGCAAAAATGGTTCATGGAAGGATGCTGCAAAAAGGTTCACAGACGATTCTTGGCAATGCCGCAAATGAGAGGGAGGTTTTCTTAACTAATGATTGTTTAGAATTCAAATTAGATGACATCAAGGAATTGGTTAATGTTGATATCCAATCAAGACCTTGGGGTCACAAGTATAGAAAAGAGAATTCTGAAGCTGAAAAAGTTGAGCAGGCCAAAGCAGAAGAGAGGAAGAGAAAGGGCCTGCCAATGCAGTATTTCTGCAAAAGCTTATACTGGCCCGAGAAGGGTGCATTCTTTGCCCTTCCCTGTGATAAAATGGGTCTTGGTAGTGGTGTATGTAGCTCTTGTGATCACATAGAGGCAGATTCTGATGAATTGAAAGTACTCTCAAAGACCAGCTTCATCTACAGAAAGATTACATATAATGTCAATGACTTTTTATACGTAAGACCTGATTTTTTCTCTCAAGATGAGGATCGTGCAACCTTCAAGGCTGGCAGAAATGTGGGCCTAAAGCCTTATGCAGTTTGCCATCTATTGGCCATACCTGAAGGAGCTGGTTCTAAAAAATTCAATCCAGCATCAACAAAAATCAGCGCTAGAAGATTTTACAGACCAGATGACATTTCGTCAGCCAAAGCTTATGCATCTGACATCAGAGAG GTCTACTACAGTGAAGATATATTTGATGTGCCTTTGGATATGATAGAGGGAAAATGTGAGGTTAGAAAGAAGAATGATCTCCCAAGTTCAGACCTTCCAGTACTGTTTGAACATGTATTTTTCTGTGAACTTATATATGACCGTGCCACTGGAGCTCTCAAGCAG TTGCCTCCAAATGTTAGGTTCATGTCCATGGTGCAAAAGACAACTGGTGCTTTGAAAAAGAACAAAGGAAAACAGATCTGTGAGACTGATCATGTAGATTCAGGTAAATGGGTTGATGTGCCGAAAGAGAACCGTCTAGCAACTCTTGACATTTTTGCTGGCTGTGGAGGTTTATCAGAAGGGCTGCAGCAAGCTG GTGTATCTTTTACAAAATGGTCAATTGAATATGAGGAGCCTGCTGGTGAAGCGTTTAGCAAGAATCACCCAGAGGCTGTAGTGTTTGTAGATAACTGCAATGTGATTCTAAA GGCAATTATGGATAAATGTGGGGATACTGATGATTGCATTTCAACTTCTGAAGCTGCTGAACAAGCAGCGAAACTTCCTGAAGAGAACATTAGTAACCTCCCCGTACCTGGTGAAGTAGAATTCATAAATGGTGGTCCTCCGTGTCAG GGATTTTCTGGGATGAATAGATTCAACCAGAGCCCATGGAGTAAAGTTCAGTGCGAGATGATTCTAGCATTCCTCTCATTTGCAGAGTATTTCCGACCCAGATTCtttcttttagaaaatgttCGGAACTTTGTTTCGTTCAACAAAGGGCAGACCTTCCGACTAGCAGTAGCATCTCTTCTGGAGATGGGATACCAG GTCCGGTTTGGAATTCTAGAAGCAGGGGCTTTTGGTGTTGCTCAATCTAGGAAAAGAGCATTCATTTGGGCTGCTGCACCTGGAGAGACTCTTCCTGATTGGCCAGAGCCAATGCATGTGTTTGCTAGCCCTGAGCTGAAGATAACGCTGCCTGATGGCCAATACTATGCAGCTGCCAGAAGCACTGCTGGTGGAGCACCTTTCCGAGCAATAACTGTTAGAGATACAATCGGGGATCTGCCTAAAGTGGAAAATGGTGCCAGCAAACTCACACTTGAG TATGGAGGTGAGCCTGTGTCTTGGTTCCAGAAGAAGATTAGAGGCAACATGATGGCACTGAATGATCACATAGCCAAGGAGATGAATGAGCTGAACCTCATAAGGTGCCAGCACATTCCGAAACGACCAGGTTGTGACTGGCATGACCTGCCTGATGAGAAG GTGAAACTGTCCAACGGCCAGATGGCGGACCTGATACCTTGGTGCCTGCCCAACACTGCCAAGAGGCACAATCAGTGGAAGGGTCTGTACGGGAGGCTGGACTGGGAGGGCAACTTCCCCACATCTGTCACAGATCCCCAGCCAATGGGCAAGGTCGGCATGTGTTTCCACCCTGAACAGGACAGGATCATCACGGTCCGCGAATGCGCTCGTTCTCAG GGCTTCCCTGACAGCTATGAGTTCGCGGGCAACATCCAGAGCAAGCACAGGCAGATTGGCAACGCGGTGCCCCCGCCACTCGCCTATGCGCTCGGGAGGAAGCTCAAGGAAGCCGTCGACGCCAAGCGTCAGGAGGCTGGCGTGGCTGCGCCTGCACCATGA